Proteins from a single region of Candidatus Micrarchaeum acidiphilum ARMAN-2:
- a CDS encoding Spermine synthase — MSIFGKIGEFLGGRKVFSIDRAGHSIRIIQRGNEMILLYNNTIFSRIIKGATMSGGYWDYFTALPGMYLSPKVLLIGLGGGTVVYQLRKMYGHSLPIDVMEIDEDMLKAAEVFLGGKVEANVMIGDGAVLLSDARKAYDIIISDPYINDEMPDQFLSHGFVESLSAALSDDGIAAINYTVGTKGIKNLDQYTAMLKKEFKTYMLDTQTMGNKILLLSKLMDRAEIASKISQSSAAAGISDTVRKGFISMREI; from the coding sequence TTGAGCATATTCGGAAAAATAGGCGAATTCCTCGGCGGCAGAAAGGTATTCAGCATAGACCGCGCAGGGCATTCCATACGCATAATCCAGCGCGGCAACGAAATGATACTTCTTTACAACAACACGATATTCTCGCGCATAATAAAAGGCGCTACCATGTCCGGAGGCTACTGGGACTACTTTACCGCGCTTCCGGGCATGTACCTCTCCCCCAAGGTGCTGCTTATAGGCCTTGGAGGAGGAACCGTAGTATACCAGCTTAGAAAGATGTACGGACACAGCCTACCAATAGACGTCATGGAAATAGACGAAGACATGCTTAAGGCTGCAGAGGTCTTCCTTGGCGGAAAAGTCGAGGCGAACGTCATGATCGGCGACGGAGCCGTGCTGCTGTCGGATGCCAGGAAGGCGTACGACATAATAATATCGGACCCGTACATAAACGACGAGATGCCGGACCAGTTCCTAAGCCATGGATTCGTGGAAAGCCTCTCCGCAGCGCTTTCTGACGACGGCATAGCCGCGATAAACTACACCGTGGGCACAAAGGGAATAAAGAACCTGGACCAGTACACCGCAATGCTGAAAAAGGAGTTCAAGACATACATGCTGGACACGCAGACCATGGGCAACAAGATACTCCTGCTGTCAAAGCTCATGGACAGGGCCGAAATAGCGTCCAAGATCTCACAATCTTCTGCCGCGGCCGGAATAAGCGACACGGTCAGAAAGGGATTTATATCAATGAGGGAAATATAA
- a CDS encoding GTP-binding protein HSR1-related, whose product MVSIPRSSYHSGPDSPADRNAAAVPAHRRNDNIYFDNGILLHTRGKGKEAGKDKAFQIGIKMMIGIVGAPNKGKSTLFSALTMHEVQIANYPFTTIKPNMGVAYAIKECAEKKIGTKCKPRNSLCHNGMRMIPVNMVDVAGLVEDAHEGKGMGNQFLNDMAAADALMLVVDISGTTDPSGNPCTNCDPYEDIVMVKNELAEWIAGILGSHMDKLSKVDDGAAALASIFSSLKIDRDTVEDIASKCSLSTNRINWDEYGVWAFSTALLDATKPVMVIANKADIGDPSAAIKSLREKSKDEVVPCSAAIELALRKAAQKGIIDYFQGDKTFNITAKDITEEQRRALEYMKKFIGSMGDNVQYAINKIVFDIDKNIVVYPVEDENKFTDHYGNVLPDAVLMKQGSTALDLANSIHTDIGKNMLYAVDAVTKMRLSKSYVLKDGDIIKIVSAAK is encoded by the coding sequence ATGGTATCCATACCTAGAAGCAGTTACCATAGTGGGCCTGATAGCCCTGCTGATAGGAATGCCGCGGCAGTCCCTGCTCATAGGCGCAATGATAATATTTATTTTGATAATGGCATATTACTTCATACTCGAGGTAAAGGGAAAGAAGCCGGCAAGGATAAAGCTTTTCAAATAGGGATAAAAATGATGATAGGAATAGTGGGGGCGCCAAACAAGGGCAAGAGCACGCTTTTTTCAGCGCTCACGATGCACGAAGTCCAGATTGCTAACTACCCGTTCACGACCATAAAGCCGAATATGGGCGTAGCGTACGCCATAAAGGAATGCGCTGAGAAAAAAATAGGCACAAAGTGCAAGCCAAGAAACTCCCTTTGCCACAACGGCATGCGCATGATACCCGTGAATATGGTCGATGTAGCCGGTCTGGTCGAAGACGCGCACGAGGGCAAGGGCATGGGCAACCAGTTTCTCAACGACATGGCCGCAGCCGATGCGCTGATGCTTGTCGTCGACATAAGCGGAACTACGGATCCCTCCGGCAATCCCTGCACAAACTGCGATCCCTACGAAGACATAGTAATGGTAAAAAACGAGCTTGCGGAATGGATAGCAGGGATCCTGGGCAGCCACATGGACAAACTGTCAAAGGTCGACGACGGCGCAGCAGCCCTTGCATCAATATTCTCCAGCCTGAAGATAGACAGAGATACCGTCGAGGACATTGCGTCGAAATGCTCGCTGTCTACTAATCGGATAAACTGGGACGAGTACGGGGTGTGGGCGTTCTCCACTGCGCTGCTCGATGCAACCAAGCCTGTGATGGTAATAGCAAACAAGGCTGACATCGGCGACCCCTCCGCCGCGATAAAGTCGCTAAGGGAGAAGTCCAAGGACGAGGTGGTGCCGTGCTCTGCGGCCATAGAGCTGGCGCTGCGCAAGGCCGCGCAGAAGGGCATAATAGACTATTTTCAGGGCGACAAGACGTTCAACATTACCGCGAAGGACATAACCGAGGAGCAGCGCAGGGCGCTCGAATACATGAAGAAGTTTATAGGGAGCATGGGCGACAACGTGCAGTACGCCATAAACAAGATAGTATTCGACATCGACAAAAACATAGTGGTATATCCGGTAGAGGACGAGAACAAGTTCACTGACCACTACGGCAACGTACTGCCTGACGCGGTGCTGATGAAGCAGGGCTCTACCGCGCTGGACCTGGCAAACTCAATACACACAGACATCGGCAAAAACATGCTTTATGCGGTCGACGCAGTAACAAAAATGAGGCTTTCGAAATCCTACGTGCTCAAGGACGGCGACATAATAAAGATCGTAAGCGCGGCGAAGTGA
- a CDS encoding transcriptional regulator-like protein: MDSLIERVRRAVENSPNGIAMLETLESLQLCDKFTLKTTLSRLDKSGRIIRLKRGVYSSNPIKDAFVAAQSTYGGYIGFSSALYVHKLIAELPFLVTVVTTHLSTLKTIGAYQFRAVAMKEKAIGFQNVGDLTVSTRAKTLFDCLYLERYSIERDKLIEVYRSAKLSPGELSEFDLYVKRFVSKRRRAKFDMIKADITGSG, translated from the coding sequence ATGGATAGTTTAATAGAAAGGGTTAGGCGCGCAGTCGAAAACTCTCCAAACGGAATTGCCATGTTAGAAACTCTTGAAAGCCTGCAGCTCTGCGACAAATTTACCCTGAAAACAACGCTGAGCAGATTGGACAAGTCTGGCAGGATCATTCGGCTGAAGCGCGGTGTATACTCATCGAATCCGATAAAGGATGCTTTTGTAGCCGCACAAAGCACCTACGGCGGATATATAGGCTTTTCAAGTGCGCTATATGTGCACAAGCTGATTGCTGAACTTCCATTCCTTGTAACCGTCGTCACAACGCATTTGTCGACCTTGAAGACTATTGGAGCGTATCAATTTAGAGCCGTTGCGATGAAAGAAAAGGCTATCGGATTTCAGAATGTCGGCGATCTGACAGTTTCTACCAGAGCGAAGACTCTGTTTGATTGCCTTTATCTAGAAAGGTATTCCATAGAGAGAGATAAGCTTATTGAGGTGTATAGATCAGCAAAATTAAGCCCCGGGGAATTAAGTGAATTCGATTTGTATGTGAAACGCTTTGTTTCAAAAAGAAGACGCGCCAAGTTTGACATGATAAAGGCAGATATAACAGGTAGCGGTTGA
- a CDS encoding Hemerythrin HHE cation binding domain protein has translation MNRVYEFMSGDHRRLDALLAEARALCGSGNAQDAASKFEAFRQGLLRHIGWEEYILFGMVYEELKDRDVLIIDELKLQHARIREDLEAIGAAPCNKASETLMNDLAAVLDAHDRMEEEGFYPWLDESLDESKIDAAMAAIKKSIEPRP, from the coding sequence ATGAACAGGGTATACGAATTCATGTCAGGAGACCACAGGCGGCTCGACGCGCTGCTTGCAGAGGCAAGGGCTCTTTGCGGCTCTGGCAATGCACAGGACGCGGCTTCCAAGTTTGAAGCCTTTAGGCAAGGGCTGCTAAGGCACATTGGCTGGGAGGAGTATATACTGTTTGGAATGGTTTACGAAGAGCTCAAAGACAGGGACGTGCTCATAATAGACGAACTAAAGCTGCAACACGCAAGGATACGCGAGGACCTTGAAGCCATAGGTGCAGCACCATGCAACAAGGCTTCAGAGACATTGATGAACGATCTTGCCGCCGTGCTTGATGCGCACGACAGGATGGAAGAGGAAGGATTTTACCCGTGGCTGGACGAAAGCCTGGACGAATCCAAGATAGACGCAGCTATGGCTGCAATTAAAAAATCTATTGAGCCGAGGCCTTAG
- a CDS encoding alanyl-tRNA synthetase, with product MEMPVLRVLRKRVQGLVAPAKAIGVTVPEKSQLLKEFSKDYKKYYFADLFEEEGFQRKKCRICGKGFWTADPDRELCGDSEHEPYSFMKAKPSAVKYGEFWSTFADFFKKRGHSMAERYPVVSRWRQDLYFTIASIQDFQRIENGRVNFEYPYNPLIVPQMCLRFNDVPNVGVTGRHFTSFMMAGQLAFNYPKEGYWRNETIRLNYDFLTKVLKVKKEALTYTEDIWAMGDFSEFGPCIESFANGLELVNSVFTEFEYSSGKVSELKGKVVDVGWGFERLMWYASGAQTAYDPVFANELKYLYDSTGVEPNAELYSRMAGKLAEIDLSEENRRQETELEVARAAGISEREYNEIILPNQALYAIADHARTFLFAISDGALPSNVGGGYNLRILLRRIFDFSERYKLKFDMQHLMEITASDLKSTYGDMAESIPEAAKIIELERSRYSATRAQARRIVGSLLEKSHGTSAIDAKTLNTMYESNGITPEFISAVAAEKGIKIEIPETAYSKILKGDFVEKEKKQKKLDIGTEGIKPTEKLFYSFAEKAEATVVKAENGFVVLDRTPFYAESGGQEADHGRIGGLEVTDVQNIGGVIVHEVKGSPLPSKGSKVHCEVDRERRLRLMAHHTATHLVSAAARAVLGKHAWQEGAKKSATKAHIDIAHYEKLSDRQIKEIESTANGFILHGIKVTMHEMKRKEAEESFGFSIYQGHGMPSGVLRIVEIRDLDGKLIDAEACGGLHLMGRESEIGLIKITGSYRIHDGIDRIEYVAGIAAEDYIKGMEASIGEIAGTFGADAAGITPRIKAKLAELEKYRSHISELETAIASLESERLLAKPGSRIVAKLQYDRQLLRAIATRIADSRKDSVALLFNHQGDVVAVSGSECKDGALDFVGAYASEHSLKFTGGGSRRMAEGRLG from the coding sequence ATGGAAATGCCCGTTCTGCGCGTTCTTCGGAAAAGAGTGCAAGGTCTGGTGGCCCCAGCAAAAGCTATAGGTGTGACAGTGCCGGAAAAATCGCAGCTACTGAAGGAATTTTCAAAGGACTACAAGAAGTACTACTTTGCGGATCTCTTTGAGGAGGAGGGCTTCCAGCGGAAGAAGTGCAGGATCTGCGGCAAGGGCTTTTGGACCGCGGATCCGGACAGGGAGCTCTGCGGCGACTCAGAGCACGAGCCCTATTCGTTCATGAAGGCAAAGCCATCGGCGGTGAAGTACGGAGAGTTCTGGAGCACCTTTGCGGACTTCTTCAAGAAGCGCGGCCATTCGATGGCAGAGCGCTATCCCGTGGTGAGCAGATGGAGGCAGGACCTATATTTTACCATAGCAAGCATCCAGGACTTCCAGAGGATAGAAAACGGCAGGGTGAACTTTGAATACCCATACAATCCCCTCATAGTGCCTCAGATGTGCCTCAGGTTCAACGACGTGCCAAACGTCGGGGTAACCGGCAGGCACTTCACGTCGTTCATGATGGCAGGCCAGCTTGCGTTCAACTACCCCAAGGAAGGGTACTGGAGGAACGAGACGATAAGGCTGAACTACGACTTCCTCACAAAGGTGCTGAAGGTGAAGAAGGAGGCGCTCACCTATACCGAGGACATATGGGCAATGGGCGACTTCTCGGAATTCGGGCCCTGCATAGAGAGCTTTGCGAACGGCCTGGAGCTCGTCAACAGCGTATTTACAGAGTTCGAGTATTCTTCCGGAAAGGTATCAGAGCTGAAGGGCAAGGTCGTCGATGTCGGATGGGGCTTCGAAAGGCTGATGTGGTACGCCTCCGGTGCACAGACTGCTTACGACCCGGTGTTCGCAAACGAGCTTAAATACCTTTACGATTCAACCGGAGTCGAACCAAATGCAGAACTCTATTCTAGGATGGCAGGCAAGCTTGCCGAGATAGACCTGAGCGAAGAGAATCGCCGCCAGGAAACCGAGCTTGAAGTTGCCAGGGCTGCCGGCATATCGGAGCGCGAGTACAACGAAATCATACTTCCAAACCAGGCGCTGTACGCCATAGCTGACCACGCCAGGACCTTCTTGTTCGCAATAAGCGACGGCGCACTGCCGAGCAACGTCGGGGGCGGATACAACCTAAGGATACTGCTTAGGAGGATATTCGATTTTTCCGAGAGGTACAAGCTGAAGTTCGACATGCAGCACCTTATGGAGATAACCGCAAGTGACCTCAAATCAACATACGGCGACATGGCCGAAAGCATACCCGAAGCCGCAAAGATAATAGAGCTGGAGCGGTCCAGGTACTCGGCAACTCGCGCCCAGGCCCGCAGAATTGTCGGGTCGCTGCTCGAAAAGAGCCATGGCACCAGTGCAATAGACGCAAAGACGCTCAACACGATGTACGAGAGCAACGGGATAACTCCAGAGTTCATTTCTGCGGTTGCCGCAGAAAAGGGCATAAAAATAGAAATTCCGGAGACTGCCTATTCTAAGATATTGAAAGGGGACTTCGTAGAAAAGGAAAAGAAGCAAAAGAAGCTGGACATAGGCACCGAGGGCATCAAGCCCACAGAAAAGCTGTTCTATTCGTTCGCTGAAAAGGCGGAAGCCACGGTCGTCAAGGCGGAAAACGGCTTTGTTGTACTCGACAGGACGCCATTCTACGCAGAGAGCGGCGGCCAGGAGGCGGATCACGGCAGGATAGGGGGCCTTGAGGTGACGGACGTGCAGAACATAGGCGGCGTTATAGTTCACGAGGTAAAGGGATCTCCGCTGCCTTCCAAAGGTTCAAAGGTGCATTGCGAGGTGGACAGGGAAAGGAGGCTGAGGCTCATGGCGCACCATACCGCAACGCACCTTGTCAGCGCTGCGGCCAGGGCGGTGCTCGGCAAGCACGCATGGCAGGAAGGCGCAAAAAAGAGCGCGACAAAAGCACACATAGACATCGCGCACTACGAAAAGCTTTCAGACAGGCAGATAAAAGAGATAGAAAGCACTGCCAACGGCTTCATACTGCACGGCATAAAAGTCACTATGCATGAGATGAAGCGCAAGGAGGCCGAGGAGAGCTTCGGCTTTTCGATATACCAGGGTCATGGGATGCCCTCTGGAGTGCTGCGCATAGTCGAAATACGCGACCTGGACGGAAAGCTCATAGATGCGGAAGCCTGCGGGGGCCTGCACCTCATGGGCAGGGAATCAGAGATCGGCCTGATAAAGATAACAGGATCTTACAGAATCCACGACGGCATAGACCGCATAGAGTACGTGGCCGGCATTGCGGCCGAGGATTACATAAAAGGCATGGAGGCGTCAATAGGCGAAATTGCCGGGACTTTTGGCGCTGACGCAGCCGGCATCACGCCTCGCATCAAGGCAAAGCTTGCAGAATTGGAAAAATACAGGAGCCATATTTCTGAACTGGAGACGGCCATAGCCTCTCTTGAGTCTGAGAGACTGCTTGCAAAGCCCGGCAGCAGAATAGTCGCAAAGCTGCAGTATGACAGGCAGCTGCTCAGGGCCATAGCAACCAGGATAGCCGACTCAAGAAAGGATTCCGTTGCCCTGCTCTTCAACCACCAGGGTGACGTTGTGGCAGTGTCAGGTTCCGAGTGCAAAGACGGGGCACTGGACTTCGTCGGGGCATACGCTTCGGAACACAGTCTCAAGTTCACCGGCGGCGGGTCAAGGAGGATGGCAGAAGGCAGGCTTGGATAG
- a CDS encoding type II secretion system protein E translates to MRRSQPEPAPSAISFSVSPIFPEKVLEATGGHKAVGKMGKGFVYSLVPCPDDRDIERESGITKTKVINEILSMDINAPDAYSAAWISSVQGIAERICGKTSKESIVPYIVAHEIAGYGPISIIMEDSKDVEEILVNKPTDMISIYHAKYGYCSTNMRFRSESDLRFVVNRILGQSNTELGEGSPIVDAQLHDGSRIHAQSRPYAVSGAAVSIRLGGSKKIDIARLLHSGTANPYELAYLWMAIESEVNIVIAGAPSSGKTSLLMALNAFMPRYERIITIEEDVNELLFYSNFVNSVSLKGISGKSKASLKDQVVNSLHMRPDRILVGEIRGDEARDVFFGSNLGIPFATTMHAMENGTAIISRLRSKPMSVEPSMISMLDVSVFMKRSGMEERKVDSIFEYSWLSRGEIAYSEGGQEMAIAKIFESGEPNYPAIRTSKIIKRFSSINCISIRESVAELKSRSEFLSRIAGIQGPSRFDADEYVRSYSAKVD, encoded by the coding sequence ATGCGCCGTTCTCAGCCAGAGCCGGCTCCATCGGCAATCTCTTTCTCTGTATCACCCATTTTCCCAGAAAAGGTCTTAGAGGCTACCGGCGGACACAAGGCGGTCGGCAAAATGGGGAAGGGATTCGTATACTCGCTGGTCCCGTGCCCTGACGACCGCGACATAGAGCGCGAATCAGGGATAACAAAGACCAAGGTGATAAACGAGATACTATCCATGGATATTAATGCGCCTGATGCGTACAGCGCGGCGTGGATTTCAAGCGTCCAGGGCATCGCGGAGCGCATCTGCGGCAAGACCTCCAAGGAATCAATAGTCCCATACATAGTCGCGCACGAAATCGCAGGATACGGCCCCATAAGCATTATTATGGAGGACTCCAAGGATGTGGAGGAGATCCTTGTCAACAAGCCAACCGACATGATATCGATCTACCACGCAAAATACGGATACTGCTCTACAAACATGAGATTCAGGTCCGAATCTGACCTTAGGTTTGTCGTAAACAGGATACTGGGCCAATCAAACACCGAGCTTGGCGAGGGCAGCCCAATAGTGGATGCCCAGCTGCATGACGGATCAAGAATACATGCGCAATCAAGGCCGTATGCAGTGTCCGGCGCCGCCGTTTCAATAAGGCTGGGCGGCAGCAAGAAAATAGACATAGCGCGGCTACTGCATTCTGGCACTGCAAATCCGTACGAGCTTGCGTACCTCTGGATGGCGATTGAGTCCGAAGTCAACATAGTCATTGCCGGCGCGCCTTCTTCTGGAAAGACCAGCCTGCTGATGGCGCTCAATGCGTTCATGCCAAGGTACGAGCGCATTATAACCATAGAGGAGGATGTCAACGAACTTCTATTCTACAGCAACTTTGTCAACTCAGTTTCGCTGAAGGGCATCTCTGGCAAGTCAAAGGCTTCGCTCAAGGACCAGGTGGTGAATTCGCTCCACATGCGCCCGGACAGGATCCTGGTGGGCGAGATAAGGGGCGATGAGGCAAGGGATGTATTTTTCGGGTCGAACCTTGGCATACCATTTGCCACTACCATGCACGCTATGGAAAACGGCACCGCGATAATCTCCAGGCTTAGGTCAAAGCCGATGTCGGTAGAGCCCAGCATGATATCCATGCTTGACGTTTCCGTATTCATGAAGAGGTCTGGGATGGAGGAAAGAAAGGTCGACAGCATATTCGAATACTCCTGGCTCAGCCGCGGCGAGATAGCATATTCGGAAGGGGGCCAGGAAATGGCCATTGCAAAGATTTTCGAATCAGGAGAGCCAAACTACCCTGCGATAAGGACATCAAAAATAATAAAGAGGTTCTCAAGCATAAACTGCATTTCCATCAGGGAATCCGTAGCGGAACTGAAGTCGAGATCCGAATTCCTAAGCAGGATAGCCGGGATTCAGGGACCTTCAAGGTTCGATGCAGACGAATACGTGCGCAGCTACAGTGCAAAAGTTGATTGA
- a CDS encoding ABC transporter, ATP-binding protein — translation MAALIDVRDIVFSYGSSTILNNVSMEAPDGQFVAVIGPSGCGKSTLLRIIAGLIKPNSGVVLYSGKEVTAPIRDMSFVFQDFALLPWLTNRENVELGLYNFDLTDDEKEAKANEMLGRMGLGGFEESYPNALSGGMKQRVGIARAIISSPRVLLMDEPFSSLDALTAESLRSEVMEMLLNKDISVNCIVMITHNVEEAVEMADRIVVLSDKPSVVKGVKEVTLKRPRNTHSRDFVRVMDEVYGMLTRKAGTA, via the coding sequence ATGGCCGCGCTCATAGACGTCAGGGACATCGTCTTTTCTTACGGCAGCTCCACGATACTGAACAATGTGTCTATGGAGGCGCCTGACGGGCAGTTCGTGGCTGTGATAGGGCCTTCCGGGTGCGGGAAAAGCACGCTGCTCAGGATAATAGCCGGGCTGATAAAGCCCAATTCCGGCGTTGTGCTGTACAGCGGCAAGGAGGTGACAGCCCCGATAAGGGATATGTCGTTCGTTTTCCAGGACTTCGCGCTGCTGCCATGGCTGACGAACAGGGAGAACGTTGAGCTCGGCTTATACAACTTCGATCTTACGGATGATGAAAAGGAGGCAAAGGCCAACGAAATGCTTGGGAGGATGGGGCTCGGCGGCTTCGAGGAATCTTACCCCAACGCATTGAGCGGCGGGATGAAGCAGAGGGTGGGCATAGCCAGGGCCATAATATCTAGCCCGAGAGTGCTGCTCATGGATGAACCATTCAGCTCCCTCGACGCGCTTACGGCGGAATCCCTGAGAAGCGAGGTTATGGAGATGCTGCTAAACAAGGACATATCAGTAAACTGCATAGTAATGATAACCCACAATGTTGAAGAGGCTGTGGAGATGGCGGACAGGATAGTGGTGCTTTCCGACAAGCCCTCAGTTGTAAAAGGAGTTAAGGAGGTAACGCTCAAGCGCCCCAGGAATACGCATTCCAGGGATTTCGTTAGGGTTATGGATGAGGTATACGGAATGCTTACGCGCAAGGCTGGCACTGCCTGA
- a CDS encoding amino acid permease, with translation MMDKKNILSIPVATSVALGAIIGAGIFVLSGTAIALAGSFSLLAFVIVGIIALFMALQMGEMGSIFPHAKGAAYSYAYEAFGSQLGFITGLLLYTSFATAVSAVSLGFGSYLATFLGLSTAYQVPLALVLILVLSIVNIIGIKKAAKADFVIVIIKISILFFFILFAAVFALSTSHAKVLGNFSSPPSDLAGIFGASVVIFFAYTGFQSISTFTSRVKDGARGAARAIVYSVIISIILYSLVDVALMMLAPAAAYRISADPLSFALGYAHAPGWVSTIVDIGAMLATTSAALAMILTSSRSIYQISVDRLLPKEFRKYNKKSDVAVNGVIITAAISAVMLFSGNIYVIASISNFGLIFSYIITSFAVIHYRRARANPSFLSPWYPYLEAVTIVGLIALLIGMPRQSLLIGAMIIFILIMAYYFILEVKGKKPARIKLFK, from the coding sequence ATGATGGACAAAAAAAATATATTAAGCATACCTGTGGCAACGTCCGTCGCCCTAGGCGCAATAATAGGCGCCGGGATATTCGTGCTCAGCGGCACTGCCATCGCGCTCGCAGGCTCGTTTTCACTGCTGGCATTTGTAATAGTCGGAATAATAGCCCTTTTCATGGCCCTGCAGATGGGCGAGATGGGGTCCATATTCCCCCATGCAAAGGGCGCAGCATATTCGTATGCATACGAGGCGTTCGGCAGCCAGCTCGGCTTCATAACCGGGCTTTTGCTCTACACCAGCTTTGCCACTGCAGTCTCGGCGGTGTCTCTCGGCTTCGGTTCATATTTAGCTACGTTCCTAGGCCTGAGCACCGCATACCAGGTGCCGCTTGCTCTTGTGCTCATACTCGTGCTCTCAATCGTCAACATAATAGGCATAAAAAAGGCTGCGAAGGCCGACTTCGTCATAGTGATAATAAAAATAAGCATACTGTTTTTCTTCATACTGTTTGCCGCGGTTTTTGCTCTATCTACTTCGCACGCCAAAGTTCTGGGCAATTTCTCGTCTCCGCCCTCCGACCTTGCTGGCATATTCGGCGCAAGCGTTGTGATATTCTTCGCATACACCGGCTTCCAGTCCATATCGACTTTCACAAGCAGGGTCAAGGACGGCGCAAGAGGCGCTGCAAGAGCGATAGTCTACTCGGTCATAATAAGCATAATACTGTACTCGTTGGTTGACGTCGCATTGATGATGCTTGCGCCTGCTGCCGCATACAGGATAAGTGCAGACCCGCTGTCATTTGCGCTGGGATATGCGCATGCGCCCGGATGGGTGTCGACAATAGTTGACATAGGCGCGATGCTGGCCACGACTTCGGCCGCGCTCGCGATGATACTCACGTCTTCAAGGTCGATATACCAGATAAGCGTGGACAGGCTGCTGCCAAAGGAATTCAGGAAGTACAACAAGAAATCCGATGTGGCAGTAAACGGAGTCATAATCACCGCCGCAATATCCGCGGTAATGCTGTTCTCCGGCAACATCTATGTCATAGCGTCAATAAGCAACTTTGGCCTTATATTCTCATACATAATTACGAGTTTTGCTGTAATACACTATCGCAGGGCCAGGGCAAATCCAAGCTTCTTAAGCCCATGGTATCCATACCTAGAAGCAGTTACCATAGTGGGCCTGATAGCCCTGCTGATAGGAATGCCGCGGCAGTCCCTGCTCATAGGCGCAATGATAATATTTATTTTGATAATGGCATATTACTTCATACTCGAGGTAAAGGGAAAGAAGCCGGCAAGGATAAAGCTTTTCAAATAG